A genomic segment from Odontesthes bonariensis isolate fOdoBon6 chromosome 8, fOdoBon6.hap1, whole genome shotgun sequence encodes:
- the mybpc1 gene encoding myosin-binding protein C, slow-type isoform X8 encodes MPEPTKKDDAPNGQPEESVAPDSNGAPTLPEISLEVSPPPDDDNAAITTPSPTPQAEDTDSIKTLSIELPNDSVPATGRKDSVWSLGEGQAPEDVDKLIDNLPLSTLLIEKPQSGTVPVGGDISFVAKVEAKDLLRKPTIKWFKGKWMDLASKTGKHLQLKESFDRLTKVHTFEMHIIKAKDNYAGNYRCEVSYKDKFDSCSFDLEIKEAETGSHSLDIRSAFKRSNEGQEDAGELDFSGLLKHREHKQQDDAPEVDVWDILKNARPDQYEKIAFTYGITDLRGLLKRMKKIPKEEKKSEAFAKKLDSAYQVDKGGKIRLVVELADPTVELKWYKNGQEIRPTPNQRKYIFEHKGTQRIMVINNCNANDDAAYSVVAGEEKCATELFVKELPIKIVKGIEPVKTTVNERIEMECEVSEEGAKVKWMKNGVEVPTGVRSRYRVKCEGTKHYLVIDDASRDDTGTYSVMASGGTSEAHVQVDLKPLKVHQDLQDMTVVLGQPIKLNCEIYPGNVPGRWYRNGQLIQANDRINIIHKNRVHRLEIETSSLHDAGDYTFVPEGYSQSLSAKIHIIDPPRVHLESLNFPDNTVTVVAGNKLRLEIPISGEPAPRVVWMKGERVILDSGHRVRAETSGDQTSLTIEVTEREDTGNYKIVLQNEAGEATASVRIKIVDIPDPPEAPLVPVVGGDWCSMTWEPPKYDGASPILGYFIERKKKQSSRWMRLNFDLIKETLFEPKKMIEGVPYEVRIFAVNAIGVSKPSEPSKAFTPLAVTSEPTMLVVDDVTDNTVTVKWRPPETIGAAGLDGYLVEYCIEGSNDWVISNKELTEKTKYTITGLSPGCKILVRVKAINAAGASTPRTLQHAILVKEVVEPPKIRVPRHLKQTYTRRVGEAVNLVVPFMGKPRPKVTWLKEGQPIEPSHVNIRNTDCDSIIFIRKAERSHSGKYEMTVQVENHVDTAIIDIQIVDLPGPPKSVIIEDVWGENVALVWTPPKDNGNAPITGYTIQKADKKTMEWFTCIEHYHRTCITITELVVGNEYYFRIFSENMCGLSELATQTKNSALIVKEGLQMKTPEYNDHDFKEPPKFTQPLINTFAVAGYNATLNCSVRANPKPKVIWMKNKMTIIDDPRYRMFSNQGVCTLEIRKPSPYDGGMYTCKAINNLGEAQVDCKLEVKGGFTFCELMKRGVPLHLIEKYMNETKTVEQEK; translated from the exons AAAGTGTTGCCCCAGACAGTAACGGTGCCCCAACTCTACCTGAGATTTCCTTGGAGGTTTCTCCACCCCCAG ATGATGATAATGCTGCAATCACTACCCCATCCCCAACACCCCAAGCAG AGGACACCGATTCAATCAAGACACTCTCAATTGAGCTGCCTA atGATAGCGTCCCTGCCACGGGGAGAAAAGACTCAG TGTGGTCTCTGGGAGAGGGTCAGGCTCCTGAGGATGTGGACAAACTTATTGACAACCTACCACTGTCCACCTTGCTGATTGAGAAACCCCAGAGTGGAACTGTCCCTGTGG GTGGCGACATCAGCTTTGTTGCCAAGGTGGAAGCGAAAGATCTTCTCCGCAAACCCACTATCAAGTGGTTTAAAGGGAAATGGATGGATCTGGCCAGCAAGACAGGAAAGCACCTTCAACTTAAAGAAAGCTTTGACCGACTTACCAAG GTCCACACTTTTGAGATGCACATCATCAAGGCCAAAGATAACTATGCTGGAAATTACAGGTGCGAGGTGAGCTACAAGGACAAGTTTGACAGCTGTTCCTTTGACTTGGAAATTAAAG AAGCTGAAACGGGCTCACATAGTCTTGATATTCGATCAGCTTTCAAAAGAAG CAATGAAGGACAAGAAGATGCAGGGGAGCTTGACTTTAGTGGTCTCCTTAAACATAG GGAGCACAAACAGCAGGATGATGCTCCAGAAGTAGATGTGTGGGATATCCTGAAGAATGCCCGGCCAGACCAATACGAGAAAATTGCTTTTACATACGGCATCACAGATCTGAGGGGTCTGCTGAAGAGGATGAAAAAGATACCtaaagaggagaagaaaagtGAAG CTTTTGCAAAGAAGCTGGATTCAGCATATCAGGTGGATAAAGGCGGAAAGATCCGCTTGGTGGTTGAGCTGGCCGACCCCACAGTTGAGCTGAAGTGGTACAAGAATGGACAGGAAATCAGGCCCACCCCCAA TCAAAGGAA GTATATTTTTGAGCATAAGGGCACACAAAGGATTATGGTCATCAACAACTGCAACGCTAATGATGACGCAGCCTATTCGGTAGTTGCAGGGGAGGAGAAATGTGCCACAGAGCTGTTTGTCAAAG AGTTACCGATTAAGATCGTTAAAGGTATTGAGCCTGTAAAAACGACAGTGAATGAGAGGATTGAGATGGAGTGTGAAGTGTCAGAGGAAGGTGCTAAAGTCAAATG GATGAAGAATGGTGTTGAGGTTCCAACAGGAGTGCGTTCGAGATACAGAGTTAAGTGTGAGGGGACCAAACACTATCTGGTGATCGATGATGCCTCCAGAGATGACACTGGGACGTATTCCGTCATGGCCAGTGGTGGCACATCTGAGGCTCATGTTCAAGTTGACT TGAAACCCCTGAAAGTGCATCAGGACCTGCAGGATATGACAGTGGTCCTTGGACAACCCATCAAGTTAAACTGTGAAATCTATCCAGGAAACGTCCCAGGTCGTTGGTACAGGAATGGGCAGCTGATCCAGGCCAACGATCGTATCAACATTATACACAAGAATAG GGTTCACCGACTTGAAATAGAGACAAGCTCTCTTCATGATGCAGGAGATTACACTTTTGTACCTGAGGGGTATTCACAGAGCCTTTCTGCCAAAATCCACATCATTG ACCCTCCAAGAGTACACCTGGAAAGCTTGAACTTCCCAGACAACACAGTCACAGTGGTGGCAGGAAACAAACTTCGCTTAGAGATCCCCATCAGTGGAGAGCCAGCACCCAGAGTGGTGTGGATGAAGGGGGAGAGG GTTATTCTTGATTCAGGCCACCGTGTCCGAGCTGAAACGTCTGGCGACCAGACAAGCCTGACAATTGAGGTTACAGAGCGAGAAGACACAGGCAACTATAAGATAGTTTTGCAGAATGAGGCTGGTGAGGCCACAGCCAGTGTCAGAATCAAAATTGTCG ACATTCCTGACCCTCCTGAAGCACCTTTGGTCCCAGTCGTGGGTGGTGACTGGTGCTCTATGACATGGGAACCACCTAAATATGATGGAGCCTCACCAATATTAG GCTACTTCAtcgagagaaaaaagaaacagagcTCCAGATGGATGAGGCTGAACTTTGACCTGATTAAAGAAACATTATTTGAACCCAAGAAGATGATTGAAGGGGTACCGTATGAAGTGCGAATCTTTGCAGTCAATGCTATCGGTGTGTCCAAACCCAGTGAACCATCTAAAGCTTTTACTCCCCTTG CCGTCACCAGTGAGCCCACCATGTTGGTTGTGGATGATGTCACCGACAACACAGTGACAGTCAAGTGGCGTCCACCTGAAACCATTGGAGCTGCCGGGCTGGACGGATACTTAGTGGAGTACTGCATTGAAGGAA GTAATGACTGGGTAATATCCAACAAGGAACTGACCGAGAAAACCAAATACACCATCACTGGGCTGAGTCCCGGATGTAAAATTTTAGTTCGAGTCAAAGCCATCAATGCAGCTGGAGCCAGCACTCCACGGACTCTGCAGCACGCCATTCTGGTCAAAGAAGTTGTTG AACCACCCAAGATCCGTGTTCCACGACACCTGAAACAAACATACACTCGCAGAGTTGGAGAAGCAGTAAACCTTGTGGTGCCTTTCATG GGTAAACCCCGACCAAAGGTCACCTGGCTGAAGGAGGGACAGCCAATAGAACCTTCCCATGTTAACATCCGCAATACAGACTGTGATAGCATCATCTTCATCCGTAAAGCGGAGCGCAGCCACTCTGGGAAGTATGAGATGACAGTGCAGGTTGAAAACCATGTGGACACAGCTATTATTGACATACAAATTGTAG ATCTACCTGGACCTCCGAAGAGTGTGATTATTGAAGACGTATGGGGAGAAAATGTAGCTCTGGTCTGGACTCCCCCGAAAGACAATGGGAATGCCCCGATAACAGGCTACACCATTCAAAAAGCAGACAAAAAGACAATG GAGTGGTTTACATGCATTGAGCACTACCATCGCACCTGTATCACCATCACAGAATTGGTGGTTGGGAACGAGTACTACTTCAGGATCTTCTCTGAGAACATGTGTGGTCTGAGTGAACTTGCCACCCAAACCAAAAACAGCGCTCTCATCGTGAAAGAAG GCTTGCAGATGAAAACGCCAGAGTACAACGACCACGACTTCAAGGAGCCGCCAAAGTTCACACAGCCGCTTATCAACACTTTTGCCGTCGCTGGGTACAATGCTACTCTGAACTGTAGCGTCCGTGCAAATCCAAAG CCCAAAGTGATCTGGATGAAGAATAAGATGACCATCATCGACGACCCGCGCTATCGTATGTTTAGCAACCAAGGAGTCTGTACTCTGGAGATCAGGAAGCCTAGTCCTTATGATGGCGGCATGTATACCTGCAAGGCCATCAACAACTTGGGGGAAGCTCAAGTGGATTGCAAgctggaggtcaaag GAGGCTTCACTTTCTGCGAGCTCATGAAACGCGGAGTGCCCCTACACCTGATTGAGAAGTACATGAATGAGACAAAGACTGTTGAGCAAGAGAAGTAA
- the mybpc1 gene encoding myosin-binding protein C, slow-type isoform X3, whose translation MPEPTKKDDAPNGQPEESVAPDSNGAPTLPEISLEVSPPPEAVAEGKEPVETDGKKPEPTEPEPLQAGVAQEPNPVDNGSNQPEPSGVGVKEQAVPANSAVKEEGTCSPPPPEDTDSIKTLSIELPNDSVPATGRKDSVWSLGEGQAPEDVDKLIDNLPLSTLLIEKPQSGTVPVGGDISFVAKVEAKDLLRKPTIKWFKGKWMDLASKTGKHLQLKESFDRLTKVHTFEMHIIKAKDNYAGNYRCEVSYKDKFDSCSFDLEIKEAETGSHSLDIRSAFKRSNEGQEDAGELDFSGLLKHREHKQQDDAPEVDVWDILKNARPDQYEKIAFTYGITDLRGLLKRMKKIPKEEKKSEAFAKKLDSAYQVDKGGKIRLVVELADPTVELKWYKNGQEIRPTPNQRKYIFEHKGTQRIMVINNCNANDDAAYSVVAGEEKCATELFVKELPIKIVKGIEPVKTTVNERIEMECEVSEEGAKVKWMKNGVEVPTGVRSRYRVKCEGTKHYLVIDDASRDDTGTYSVMASGGTSEAHVQVDLKPLKVHQDLQDMTVVLGQPIKLNCEIYPGNVPGRWYRNGQLIQANDRINIIHKNRVHRLEIETSSLHDAGDYTFVPEGYSQSLSAKIHIIDPPRVHLESLNFPDNTVTVVAGNKLRLEIPISGEPAPRVVWMKGERVILDSGHRVRAETSGDQTSLTIEVTEREDTGNYKIVLQNEAGEATASVRIKIVDIPDPPEAPLVPVVGGDWCSMTWEPPKYDGASPILGYFIERKKKQSSRWMRLNFDLIKETLFEPKKMIEGVPYEVRIFAVNAIGVSKPSEPSKAFTPLAVTSEPTMLVVDDVTDNTVTVKWRPPETIGAAGLDGYLVEYCIEGSNDWVISNKELTEKTKYTITGLSPGCKILVRVKAINAAGASTPRTLQHAILVKEVVEPPKIRVPRHLKQTYTRRVGEAVNLVVPFMGKPRPKVTWLKEGQPIEPSHVNIRNTDCDSIIFIRKAERSHSGKYEMTVQVENHVDTAIIDIQIVDLPGPPKSVIIEDVWGENVALVWTPPKDNGNAPITGYTIQKADKKTMEWFTCIEHYHRTCITITELVVGNEYYFRIFSENMCGLSELATQTKNSALIVKEGLQMKTPEYNDHDFKEPPKFTQPLINTFAVAGYNATLNCSVRANPKPKVIWMKNKMTIIDDPRYRMFSNQGVCTLEIRKPSPYDGGMYTCKAINNLGEAQVDCKLEVKGGFTFCELMKRGVPLHLIEKYMNETKTVEQEK comes from the exons AAAGTGTTGCCCCAGACAGTAACGGTGCCCCAACTCTACCTGAGATTTCCTTGGAGGTTTCTCCACCCCCAG AGGCAGTAGCAGAGGGGAAAGAGCCTGTAGAGACTGATGGGAAGAAaccagagcccacagagcctGAGCCATTACAGGCTGGGGTGGCTCAGGAGCCGAACCCCGTCGACAATGGTTCAAACCAACCAGAGCCTAGTGGGGTTGGGGTGAAAGAGCAAGCAGTGCCTGCTAACTCTGCTGTAAAGGAAGAGGGCACTTGCTCTCCCCCACCACCTG AGGACACCGATTCAATCAAGACACTCTCAATTGAGCTGCCTA atGATAGCGTCCCTGCCACGGGGAGAAAAGACTCAG TGTGGTCTCTGGGAGAGGGTCAGGCTCCTGAGGATGTGGACAAACTTATTGACAACCTACCACTGTCCACCTTGCTGATTGAGAAACCCCAGAGTGGAACTGTCCCTGTGG GTGGCGACATCAGCTTTGTTGCCAAGGTGGAAGCGAAAGATCTTCTCCGCAAACCCACTATCAAGTGGTTTAAAGGGAAATGGATGGATCTGGCCAGCAAGACAGGAAAGCACCTTCAACTTAAAGAAAGCTTTGACCGACTTACCAAG GTCCACACTTTTGAGATGCACATCATCAAGGCCAAAGATAACTATGCTGGAAATTACAGGTGCGAGGTGAGCTACAAGGACAAGTTTGACAGCTGTTCCTTTGACTTGGAAATTAAAG AAGCTGAAACGGGCTCACATAGTCTTGATATTCGATCAGCTTTCAAAAGAAG CAATGAAGGACAAGAAGATGCAGGGGAGCTTGACTTTAGTGGTCTCCTTAAACATAG GGAGCACAAACAGCAGGATGATGCTCCAGAAGTAGATGTGTGGGATATCCTGAAGAATGCCCGGCCAGACCAATACGAGAAAATTGCTTTTACATACGGCATCACAGATCTGAGGGGTCTGCTGAAGAGGATGAAAAAGATACCtaaagaggagaagaaaagtGAAG CTTTTGCAAAGAAGCTGGATTCAGCATATCAGGTGGATAAAGGCGGAAAGATCCGCTTGGTGGTTGAGCTGGCCGACCCCACAGTTGAGCTGAAGTGGTACAAGAATGGACAGGAAATCAGGCCCACCCCCAA TCAAAGGAA GTATATTTTTGAGCATAAGGGCACACAAAGGATTATGGTCATCAACAACTGCAACGCTAATGATGACGCAGCCTATTCGGTAGTTGCAGGGGAGGAGAAATGTGCCACAGAGCTGTTTGTCAAAG AGTTACCGATTAAGATCGTTAAAGGTATTGAGCCTGTAAAAACGACAGTGAATGAGAGGATTGAGATGGAGTGTGAAGTGTCAGAGGAAGGTGCTAAAGTCAAATG GATGAAGAATGGTGTTGAGGTTCCAACAGGAGTGCGTTCGAGATACAGAGTTAAGTGTGAGGGGACCAAACACTATCTGGTGATCGATGATGCCTCCAGAGATGACACTGGGACGTATTCCGTCATGGCCAGTGGTGGCACATCTGAGGCTCATGTTCAAGTTGACT TGAAACCCCTGAAAGTGCATCAGGACCTGCAGGATATGACAGTGGTCCTTGGACAACCCATCAAGTTAAACTGTGAAATCTATCCAGGAAACGTCCCAGGTCGTTGGTACAGGAATGGGCAGCTGATCCAGGCCAACGATCGTATCAACATTATACACAAGAATAG GGTTCACCGACTTGAAATAGAGACAAGCTCTCTTCATGATGCAGGAGATTACACTTTTGTACCTGAGGGGTATTCACAGAGCCTTTCTGCCAAAATCCACATCATTG ACCCTCCAAGAGTACACCTGGAAAGCTTGAACTTCCCAGACAACACAGTCACAGTGGTGGCAGGAAACAAACTTCGCTTAGAGATCCCCATCAGTGGAGAGCCAGCACCCAGAGTGGTGTGGATGAAGGGGGAGAGG GTTATTCTTGATTCAGGCCACCGTGTCCGAGCTGAAACGTCTGGCGACCAGACAAGCCTGACAATTGAGGTTACAGAGCGAGAAGACACAGGCAACTATAAGATAGTTTTGCAGAATGAGGCTGGTGAGGCCACAGCCAGTGTCAGAATCAAAATTGTCG ACATTCCTGACCCTCCTGAAGCACCTTTGGTCCCAGTCGTGGGTGGTGACTGGTGCTCTATGACATGGGAACCACCTAAATATGATGGAGCCTCACCAATATTAG GCTACTTCAtcgagagaaaaaagaaacagagcTCCAGATGGATGAGGCTGAACTTTGACCTGATTAAAGAAACATTATTTGAACCCAAGAAGATGATTGAAGGGGTACCGTATGAAGTGCGAATCTTTGCAGTCAATGCTATCGGTGTGTCCAAACCCAGTGAACCATCTAAAGCTTTTACTCCCCTTG CCGTCACCAGTGAGCCCACCATGTTGGTTGTGGATGATGTCACCGACAACACAGTGACAGTCAAGTGGCGTCCACCTGAAACCATTGGAGCTGCCGGGCTGGACGGATACTTAGTGGAGTACTGCATTGAAGGAA GTAATGACTGGGTAATATCCAACAAGGAACTGACCGAGAAAACCAAATACACCATCACTGGGCTGAGTCCCGGATGTAAAATTTTAGTTCGAGTCAAAGCCATCAATGCAGCTGGAGCCAGCACTCCACGGACTCTGCAGCACGCCATTCTGGTCAAAGAAGTTGTTG AACCACCCAAGATCCGTGTTCCACGACACCTGAAACAAACATACACTCGCAGAGTTGGAGAAGCAGTAAACCTTGTGGTGCCTTTCATG GGTAAACCCCGACCAAAGGTCACCTGGCTGAAGGAGGGACAGCCAATAGAACCTTCCCATGTTAACATCCGCAATACAGACTGTGATAGCATCATCTTCATCCGTAAAGCGGAGCGCAGCCACTCTGGGAAGTATGAGATGACAGTGCAGGTTGAAAACCATGTGGACACAGCTATTATTGACATACAAATTGTAG ATCTACCTGGACCTCCGAAGAGTGTGATTATTGAAGACGTATGGGGAGAAAATGTAGCTCTGGTCTGGACTCCCCCGAAAGACAATGGGAATGCCCCGATAACAGGCTACACCATTCAAAAAGCAGACAAAAAGACAATG GAGTGGTTTACATGCATTGAGCACTACCATCGCACCTGTATCACCATCACAGAATTGGTGGTTGGGAACGAGTACTACTTCAGGATCTTCTCTGAGAACATGTGTGGTCTGAGTGAACTTGCCACCCAAACCAAAAACAGCGCTCTCATCGTGAAAGAAG GCTTGCAGATGAAAACGCCAGAGTACAACGACCACGACTTCAAGGAGCCGCCAAAGTTCACACAGCCGCTTATCAACACTTTTGCCGTCGCTGGGTACAATGCTACTCTGAACTGTAGCGTCCGTGCAAATCCAAAG CCCAAAGTGATCTGGATGAAGAATAAGATGACCATCATCGACGACCCGCGCTATCGTATGTTTAGCAACCAAGGAGTCTGTACTCTGGAGATCAGGAAGCCTAGTCCTTATGATGGCGGCATGTATACCTGCAAGGCCATCAACAACTTGGGGGAAGCTCAAGTGGATTGCAAgctggaggtcaaag GAGGCTTCACTTTCTGCGAGCTCATGAAACGCGGAGTGCCCCTACACCTGATTGAGAAGTACATGAATGAGACAAAGACTGTTGAGCAAGAGAAGTAA
- the mybpc1 gene encoding myosin-binding protein C, slow-type isoform X4, with product MPEPTKKDDAPNGQPEESVAPDSNGAPTLPEISLEVSPPPEAVAEGKEPVETDGKKPEPTEPEPLQAGVAQEPNPVDNGSNQPEPSGVGVKEQAVPANSAVKEEGTCSPPPPDDDNAAITTPSPTPQAEDTDSIKTLSIELPNDSVPATGRKDSVWSLGEGQAPEDVDKLIDNLPLSTLLIEKPQSGTVPVGGDISFVAKVEAKDLLRKPTIKWFKGKWMDLASKTGKHLQLKESFDRLTKVHTFEMHIIKAKDNYAGNYRCEVSYKDKFDSCSFDLEIKEAETGSHSLDIRSAFKRREHKQQDDAPEVDVWDILKNARPDQYEKIAFTYGITDLRGLLKRMKKIPKEEKKSEAFAKKLDSAYQVDKGGKIRLVVELADPTVELKWYKNGQEIRPTPNQRKYIFEHKGTQRIMVINNCNANDDAAYSVVAGEEKCATELFVKELPIKIVKGIEPVKTTVNERIEMECEVSEEGAKVKWMKNGVEVPTGVRSRYRVKCEGTKHYLVIDDASRDDTGTYSVMASGGTSEAHVQVDLKPLKVHQDLQDMTVVLGQPIKLNCEIYPGNVPGRWYRNGQLIQANDRINIIHKNRVHRLEIETSSLHDAGDYTFVPEGYSQSLSAKIHIIDPPRVHLESLNFPDNTVTVVAGNKLRLEIPISGEPAPRVVWMKGERVILDSGHRVRAETSGDQTSLTIEVTEREDTGNYKIVLQNEAGEATASVRIKIVDIPDPPEAPLVPVVGGDWCSMTWEPPKYDGASPILGYFIERKKKQSSRWMRLNFDLIKETLFEPKKMIEGVPYEVRIFAVNAIGVSKPSEPSKAFTPLAVTSEPTMLVVDDVTDNTVTVKWRPPETIGAAGLDGYLVEYCIEGSNDWVISNKELTEKTKYTITGLSPGCKILVRVKAINAAGASTPRTLQHAILVKEVVEPPKIRVPRHLKQTYTRRVGEAVNLVVPFMGKPRPKVTWLKEGQPIEPSHVNIRNTDCDSIIFIRKAERSHSGKYEMTVQVENHVDTAIIDIQIVDLPGPPKSVIIEDVWGENVALVWTPPKDNGNAPITGYTIQKADKKTMEWFTCIEHYHRTCITITELVVGNEYYFRIFSENMCGLSELATQTKNSALIVKEGLQMKTPEYNDHDFKEPPKFTQPLINTFAVAGYNATLNCSVRANPKPKVIWMKNKMTIIDDPRYRMFSNQGVCTLEIRKPSPYDGGMYTCKAINNLGEAQVDCKLEVKGGFTFCELMKRGVPLHLIEKYMNETKTVEQEK from the exons AAAGTGTTGCCCCAGACAGTAACGGTGCCCCAACTCTACCTGAGATTTCCTTGGAGGTTTCTCCACCCCCAG AGGCAGTAGCAGAGGGGAAAGAGCCTGTAGAGACTGATGGGAAGAAaccagagcccacagagcctGAGCCATTACAGGCTGGGGTGGCTCAGGAGCCGAACCCCGTCGACAATGGTTCAAACCAACCAGAGCCTAGTGGGGTTGGGGTGAAAGAGCAAGCAGTGCCTGCTAACTCTGCTGTAAAGGAAGAGGGCACTTGCTCTCCCCCACCACCTG ATGATGATAATGCTGCAATCACTACCCCATCCCCAACACCCCAAGCAG AGGACACCGATTCAATCAAGACACTCTCAATTGAGCTGCCTA atGATAGCGTCCCTGCCACGGGGAGAAAAGACTCAG TGTGGTCTCTGGGAGAGGGTCAGGCTCCTGAGGATGTGGACAAACTTATTGACAACCTACCACTGTCCACCTTGCTGATTGAGAAACCCCAGAGTGGAACTGTCCCTGTGG GTGGCGACATCAGCTTTGTTGCCAAGGTGGAAGCGAAAGATCTTCTCCGCAAACCCACTATCAAGTGGTTTAAAGGGAAATGGATGGATCTGGCCAGCAAGACAGGAAAGCACCTTCAACTTAAAGAAAGCTTTGACCGACTTACCAAG GTCCACACTTTTGAGATGCACATCATCAAGGCCAAAGATAACTATGCTGGAAATTACAGGTGCGAGGTGAGCTACAAGGACAAGTTTGACAGCTGTTCCTTTGACTTGGAAATTAAAG AAGCTGAAACGGGCTCACATAGTCTTGATATTCGATCAGCTTTCAAAAGAAG GGAGCACAAACAGCAGGATGATGCTCCAGAAGTAGATGTGTGGGATATCCTGAAGAATGCCCGGCCAGACCAATACGAGAAAATTGCTTTTACATACGGCATCACAGATCTGAGGGGTCTGCTGAAGAGGATGAAAAAGATACCtaaagaggagaagaaaagtGAAG CTTTTGCAAAGAAGCTGGATTCAGCATATCAGGTGGATAAAGGCGGAAAGATCCGCTTGGTGGTTGAGCTGGCCGACCCCACAGTTGAGCTGAAGTGGTACAAGAATGGACAGGAAATCAGGCCCACCCCCAA TCAAAGGAA GTATATTTTTGAGCATAAGGGCACACAAAGGATTATGGTCATCAACAACTGCAACGCTAATGATGACGCAGCCTATTCGGTAGTTGCAGGGGAGGAGAAATGTGCCACAGAGCTGTTTGTCAAAG AGTTACCGATTAAGATCGTTAAAGGTATTGAGCCTGTAAAAACGACAGTGAATGAGAGGATTGAGATGGAGTGTGAAGTGTCAGAGGAAGGTGCTAAAGTCAAATG GATGAAGAATGGTGTTGAGGTTCCAACAGGAGTGCGTTCGAGATACAGAGTTAAGTGTGAGGGGACCAAACACTATCTGGTGATCGATGATGCCTCCAGAGATGACACTGGGACGTATTCCGTCATGGCCAGTGGTGGCACATCTGAGGCTCATGTTCAAGTTGACT TGAAACCCCTGAAAGTGCATCAGGACCTGCAGGATATGACAGTGGTCCTTGGACAACCCATCAAGTTAAACTGTGAAATCTATCCAGGAAACGTCCCAGGTCGTTGGTACAGGAATGGGCAGCTGATCCAGGCCAACGATCGTATCAACATTATACACAAGAATAG GGTTCACCGACTTGAAATAGAGACAAGCTCTCTTCATGATGCAGGAGATTACACTTTTGTACCTGAGGGGTATTCACAGAGCCTTTCTGCCAAAATCCACATCATTG ACCCTCCAAGAGTACACCTGGAAAGCTTGAACTTCCCAGACAACACAGTCACAGTGGTGGCAGGAAACAAACTTCGCTTAGAGATCCCCATCAGTGGAGAGCCAGCACCCAGAGTGGTGTGGATGAAGGGGGAGAGG GTTATTCTTGATTCAGGCCACCGTGTCCGAGCTGAAACGTCTGGCGACCAGACAAGCCTGACAATTGAGGTTACAGAGCGAGAAGACACAGGCAACTATAAGATAGTTTTGCAGAATGAGGCTGGTGAGGCCACAGCCAGTGTCAGAATCAAAATTGTCG ACATTCCTGACCCTCCTGAAGCACCTTTGGTCCCAGTCGTGGGTGGTGACTGGTGCTCTATGACATGGGAACCACCTAAATATGATGGAGCCTCACCAATATTAG GCTACTTCAtcgagagaaaaaagaaacagagcTCCAGATGGATGAGGCTGAACTTTGACCTGATTAAAGAAACATTATTTGAACCCAAGAAGATGATTGAAGGGGTACCGTATGAAGTGCGAATCTTTGCAGTCAATGCTATCGGTGTGTCCAAACCCAGTGAACCATCTAAAGCTTTTACTCCCCTTG CCGTCACCAGTGAGCCCACCATGTTGGTTGTGGATGATGTCACCGACAACACAGTGACAGTCAAGTGGCGTCCACCTGAAACCATTGGAGCTGCCGGGCTGGACGGATACTTAGTGGAGTACTGCATTGAAGGAA GTAATGACTGGGTAATATCCAACAAGGAACTGACCGAGAAAACCAAATACACCATCACTGGGCTGAGTCCCGGATGTAAAATTTTAGTTCGAGTCAAAGCCATCAATGCAGCTGGAGCCAGCACTCCACGGACTCTGCAGCACGCCATTCTGGTCAAAGAAGTTGTTG AACCACCCAAGATCCGTGTTCCACGACACCTGAAACAAACATACACTCGCAGAGTTGGAGAAGCAGTAAACCTTGTGGTGCCTTTCATG GGTAAACCCCGACCAAAGGTCACCTGGCTGAAGGAGGGACAGCCAATAGAACCTTCCCATGTTAACATCCGCAATACAGACTGTGATAGCATCATCTTCATCCGTAAAGCGGAGCGCAGCCACTCTGGGAAGTATGAGATGACAGTGCAGGTTGAAAACCATGTGGACACAGCTATTATTGACATACAAATTGTAG ATCTACCTGGACCTCCGAAGAGTGTGATTATTGAAGACGTATGGGGAGAAAATGTAGCTCTGGTCTGGACTCCCCCGAAAGACAATGGGAATGCCCCGATAACAGGCTACACCATTCAAAAAGCAGACAAAAAGACAATG GAGTGGTTTACATGCATTGAGCACTACCATCGCACCTGTATCACCATCACAGAATTGGTGGTTGGGAACGAGTACTACTTCAGGATCTTCTCTGAGAACATGTGTGGTCTGAGTGAACTTGCCACCCAAACCAAAAACAGCGCTCTCATCGTGAAAGAAG GCTTGCAGATGAAAACGCCAGAGTACAACGACCACGACTTCAAGGAGCCGCCAAAGTTCACACAGCCGCTTATCAACACTTTTGCCGTCGCTGGGTACAATGCTACTCTGAACTGTAGCGTCCGTGCAAATCCAAAG CCCAAAGTGATCTGGATGAAGAATAAGATGACCATCATCGACGACCCGCGCTATCGTATGTTTAGCAACCAAGGAGTCTGTACTCTGGAGATCAGGAAGCCTAGTCCTTATGATGGCGGCATGTATACCTGCAAGGCCATCAACAACTTGGGGGAAGCTCAAGTGGATTGCAAgctggaggtcaaag GAGGCTTCACTTTCTGCGAGCTCATGAAACGCGGAGTGCCCCTACACCTGATTGAGAAGTACATGAATGAGACAAAGACTGTTGAGCAAGAGAAGTAA